Proteins encoded in a region of the Zunongwangia endophytica genome:
- a CDS encoding succinylglutamate desuccinylase/aspartoacylase family protein, with the protein MNIIKSQLRRVLILLFISISAVGLAQQKNFEFAEHTIKPGSKTELMLPVSTANDSTVIPVTVFHGKEEGPVLGIVAGVHGTEFVPILAAQQLAKDIDPNNLSGTIILVHIANVEGFLNRSFRVNPIDQKNLNRVFPGEENGSMTERLAWTISNKIIPFCDFYIDVHAGDYNNDLRSYAGYYNYFDKPEVSNKAKDIAVAMGFPFIVQFGNQESLNNKATYTSREAFIQNIPAVDIECGRMGIVEENFVQRIQQALWNVMGHLNMMDFEVPKNETAVMIGERTTVNSQDTGFFYSDFTSGDYVKKGMKLGYTTDLFGNPLNDVICPVDGMILYKTFNPPIEKGDGLFNIGHID; encoded by the coding sequence ATGAATATCATTAAATCCCAGTTGAGAAGAGTTCTAATTTTACTCTTTATAAGCATTTCTGCTGTTGGTTTAGCGCAACAAAAGAATTTTGAATTCGCGGAACATACCATAAAACCAGGCAGTAAAACCGAACTTATGTTGCCCGTTAGCACTGCTAATGATAGCACAGTAATTCCTGTTACCGTATTTCATGGAAAGGAAGAAGGTCCTGTATTAGGAATTGTTGCTGGTGTACACGGCACCGAATTTGTGCCAATTTTAGCTGCACAACAATTGGCTAAAGACATCGATCCTAATAACTTGTCAGGAACGATTATTTTAGTACATATAGCAAATGTTGAAGGTTTTTTAAATCGATCATTTCGGGTAAATCCAATCGATCAAAAGAATTTAAATCGCGTATTCCCAGGCGAGGAAAATGGAAGCATGACCGAGCGTCTTGCGTGGACAATTTCGAACAAGATAATCCCTTTTTGTGATTTTTATATCGATGTGCATGCGGGTGATTATAATAACGATCTACGTTCCTACGCGGGTTACTATAATTACTTTGATAAACCTGAAGTTTCTAACAAAGCTAAAGATATTGCAGTTGCCATGGGATTTCCATTTATCGTGCAATTTGGCAATCAAGAAAGCCTAAATAACAAAGCAACGTATACTTCTCGAGAAGCTTTTATACAAAATATTCCCGCTGTAGATATAGAATGTGGTAGAATGGGGATTGTTGAAGAAAATTTTGTGCAAAGAATTCAGCAAGCTCTATGGAATGTAATGGGGCATCTTAACATGATGGACTTTGAAGTCCCAAAAAATGAAACAGCGGTAATGATAGGAGAACGAACAACCGTAAATAGCCAGGATACCGGATTTTTCTATAGCGATTTTACCAGCGGAGATTATGTAAAAAAAGGAATGAAATTAGGCTATACTACCGATCTTTTTGGAAATCCCCTTAACGATGTAATCTGCCCTGTAGACGGAATGATTCTTTATAAAACATTTAATCCTCCAATTGAAAAAGGAGACGGCTTGTTTAACATTGGCCACATAGATTAA
- a CDS encoding carboxypeptidase-like regulatory domain-containing protein, translating into MRFLILFFLLSSTVVFSQKRLAGRVISAENDQLLEGVLITDANSNAWTVTNEKGYFSLKIFNLKNFELNFKILGKKEQQITQDDIKDFNEILTIRLKDDNLKLDDVTVTAVPKRSKVGSAVVLGDYAVNQRQSFSLSDILQQLPGQEIQPPNFTKTKILNLRTAGETRTNQFGISYMIDGLQISNDENMQTYSKGSNNGLTKLDNPSNGLDLNTIPASNIEKIEVIAGIPDAEYGNLTTGLIKIDRKAGVSPYRVMASLRQGTTQVSLDKGYNLGEKAGNLSFSINYLNANNNPTDQLNNYDRITASAIWTVNSHDKKLRNSFSLNFHDNLNDISYDKENDTGKREATFKKDKGIRLSNRLFWNANTSIIDNIEFNTGFSYAKQHSYHQSFINNGGRVVPTAMETSLYTGNYTPVSYLSVKEVFGQPLNLNAKLSFRKSLNSEKLSHNISAGFNFSYSDNKGRGTGFDPDKAYSDFTFKNTSAEDVGFRPTSYRNLVTPRKNYGFYFQDNSTYTFANGHDLFANIGGTL; encoded by the coding sequence ATGCGGTTTCTTATACTATTTTTTCTTCTTAGCTCTACAGTAGTGTTTAGCCAAAAGCGCTTAGCAGGACGAGTAATTAGTGCTGAAAATGATCAACTTTTAGAAGGTGTCCTAATTACCGATGCTAACAGTAATGCTTGGACGGTAACTAATGAGAAAGGTTATTTTTCGCTTAAAATCTTTAATCTCAAAAATTTTGAATTGAATTTTAAGATTCTGGGGAAAAAAGAACAGCAAATCACGCAAGATGATATTAAAGATTTTAATGAAATTCTTACTATTCGTTTAAAAGACGACAACCTAAAATTAGATGATGTAACAGTAACCGCTGTACCGAAACGAAGTAAAGTGGGATCTGCTGTAGTTTTGGGCGATTATGCGGTTAACCAACGGCAATCGTTTAGTTTATCTGATATTTTACAACAATTACCTGGGCAAGAAATACAGCCACCTAATTTTACTAAAACTAAAATTTTAAATTTAAGAACGGCGGGTGAGACAAGGACCAATCAATTCGGCATTTCTTATATGATTGATGGTTTGCAAATTTCTAATGATGAAAATATGCAAACCTATAGTAAAGGAAGTAATAATGGGCTAACCAAGTTAGATAATCCTTCTAATGGTTTAGATTTAAATACCATTCCCGCTTCTAATATTGAAAAAATAGAAGTAATAGCCGGAATACCGGATGCTGAATATGGAAATTTAACAACCGGTTTAATTAAAATAGACCGAAAAGCAGGGGTAAGCCCGTATCGAGTAATGGCTAGTTTGCGCCAAGGGACTACTCAGGTAAGTTTAGATAAAGGATATAATTTAGGAGAAAAAGCCGGAAACTTAAGTTTTTCTATCAATTATTTAAATGCGAATAATAATCCTACCGATCAATTAAATAACTACGATCGGATAACGGCATCTGCTATTTGGACGGTAAATTCTCACGACAAAAAACTTCGAAATTCATTTTCTCTTAATTTTCATGATAATTTAAATGATATCTCTTACGATAAAGAAAATGATACCGGAAAACGAGAAGCTACATTTAAAAAGGATAAAGGAATTCGACTCAGTAACCGTTTATTTTGGAATGCTAATACGTCTATAATCGATAATATCGAATTTAACACCGGATTTTCGTATGCCAAACAACACTCTTATCATCAATCATTTATAAATAACGGAGGACGAGTAGTCCCTACAGCAATGGAAACCAGTTTGTATACGGGTAATTACACCCCCGTTTCTTATTTGTCTGTAAAAGAAGTTTTCGGTCAACCGCTGAATTTAAATGCTAAATTATCTTTTAGAAAATCGCTGAATAGCGAAAAATTAAGTCATAATATATCAGCCGGATTCAATTTTAGTTATAGTGATAATAAAGGTAGAGGTACAGGATTTGATCCTGATAAGGCTTATTCAGATTTTACTTTTAAAAACACAAGTGCAGAAGATGTAGGCTTTAGACCTACTTCGTATAGAAATTTAGTGACTCCACGGAAGAATTACGGATTTTATTTTCAAGATAATAGCACCTATACTTTTGCAAATGGCCACGATTTATTTGCGAATATCGGGGGTACGCTATGA
- a CDS encoding DUF4876 domain-containing protein, producing the protein MRKFYLLGLIGLLFLSCSDDDNFINVVSHQFTIDLGTDEDNKPAEEATISLENVEDGKTYNITTNASGNATIEVVPGTYNINVSKQYTAAEYEAFSGKEVTNEVIFNGSLSNVSISETNTTTEISLVTGQIGDLVFKQIYFSGSDVKKGALFRDQFVEIHNNSNKTIYLDGLYFAQIKGQSSISSTVRDYNLPNGQYDWSQSINQQDPDNANTAYVYAEEVLQIPGSGEEYPLASGQSVIIAATAVNHKAPLNTVDSDGEPVTYEVEDPSLTVDLSQAPFEAFYQDYFASTGGNGIDSDIDNPNSINLNIIFKTFKGDDLILDTNGREALVIFRANQEAYQQINSVPLPSINDDRFDEETSTYMQVPVEYVLDGVEIQNTDPAKPKPPRLPNSVDAGEIATISGKFSSESIIRKVKSDKDGKIFYQDTNNSSNDFEVLDRPIVEITTTF; encoded by the coding sequence ATGAGAAAGTTTTATTTGTTAGGCCTTATTGGGCTGTTATTTTTATCGTGTAGTGACGATGATAATTTTATAAATGTTGTTTCACATCAATTTACCATAGACCTTGGTACAGATGAAGATAATAAACCGGCAGAAGAAGCTACAATTTCTTTAGAAAACGTAGAGGATGGTAAAACTTACAACATAACAACCAATGCTTCAGGAAATGCCACCATAGAAGTAGTTCCTGGAACTTATAATATTAATGTAAGTAAGCAGTATACGGCAGCAGAATATGAAGCATTTTCTGGCAAAGAAGTTACTAACGAAGTAATATTTAATGGAAGTTTATCGAATGTAAGTATTTCAGAAACAAACACAACTACCGAAATTTCTTTAGTGACGGGACAGATTGGAGATTTAGTGTTTAAGCAAATTTATTTTTCGGGTTCTGATGTAAAAAAAGGAGCTTTATTCCGCGACCAGTTTGTAGAAATTCATAATAACTCTAATAAAACCATTTATTTAGATGGATTATATTTTGCGCAAATAAAAGGACAAAGTAGTATTAGTTCCACTGTTAGAGATTATAATTTACCTAATGGGCAATACGATTGGAGCCAGTCCATAAATCAACAAGATCCCGACAATGCAAATACTGCTTATGTATATGCGGAAGAAGTATTACAAATTCCGGGTAGCGGAGAAGAATATCCATTAGCATCAGGACAAAGTGTAATTATTGCAGCTACTGCAGTAAATCATAAAGCTCCATTAAATACAGTAGACAGTGATGGTGAACCGGTAACTTACGAAGTAGAAGATCCATCATTAACGGTAGATTTAAGTCAGGCTCCTTTTGAAGCGTTTTATCAGGATTATTTTGCCTCTACTGGCGGAAATGGAATCGACTCTGATATTGACAATCCAAATTCGATAAATTTAAACATCATTTTTAAAACCTTTAAAGGAGACGATTTAATATTAGATACCAATGGGCGTGAGGCTTTAGTTATTTTTAGAGCTAACCAAGAAGCATATCAACAAATAAACTCAGTACCACTTCCATCTATCAACGATGATAGATTCGACGAAGAAACTTCTACTTACATGCAGGTACCAGTAGAATACGTTTTAGATGGGGTAGAAATACAAAATACAGATCCGGCTAAGCCAAAACCACCAAGATTACCAAATAGTGTGGATGCTGGTGAAATAGCAACAATTAGCGGGAAATTTTCTTCAGAATCGATAATTCGTAAAGTGAAATCTGATAAGGATGGAAAAATATTTTATCAGGATACGAATAACAGTAGTAACGATTTTGAAGTACTAGATAGACCAATTGTAGAAATTACAACCACTTTTTAA
- a CDS encoding TonB-dependent receptor domain-containing protein, which translates to MATIYLRISGVRYDNQNGFSSVSPRINFGYELSRKWSIRGGIGFASKAPSLSQIFPSDKYYDYLIRDIRTNDYAFNLIQTYKIAIDKLDLEPSKIWKYELGTNYNANFANFSLTAYYNRTFDGIVGRDQLINFDYPEVEFMYPEDNSAPDYQVTGYSNRVETYSLPQNSQETTDAGIEFFATFNKIEAINTSFSFSGRYVYTENKSFNEIINSNSDQANTAVPYGIFTKYPGKSDDLKLRGTASYHLSELGLLISLTAEQFTRKTTYATLKSTYPFAYINGNGDRIPLTEENRENPEFQGLLQNPSNSRDKVTHLYHNFHLRLTKEFENNLSLSMYVTNFLNYRPLVATGNHENLQNEPISFGAQINYQF; encoded by the coding sequence ATGGCCACGATTTATTTGCGAATATCGGGGGTACGCTATGATAATCAAAACGGATTTTCAAGCGTTAGCCCGCGTATAAATTTTGGGTATGAATTGTCAAGAAAGTGGAGTATACGAGGTGGTATAGGTTTTGCTTCTAAAGCACCCTCACTTTCACAAATTTTCCCAAGTGATAAATACTACGATTATTTAATTCGGGATATTCGAACCAATGATTATGCATTTAATTTAATACAAACCTATAAAATTGCGATTGACAAATTAGATTTAGAACCTTCTAAAATTTGGAAGTACGAGCTAGGAACTAATTACAATGCCAATTTTGCTAATTTTAGTTTAACCGCTTATTATAACCGAACTTTTGATGGAATTGTTGGGCGCGACCAATTAATAAATTTTGATTATCCTGAAGTCGAATTTATGTATCCCGAAGATAATTCGGCTCCAGATTATCAGGTAACGGGTTATTCCAATCGGGTAGAAACTTATAGTTTACCACAAAATTCTCAAGAAACAACAGATGCCGGGATAGAGTTTTTTGCAACCTTCAATAAAATTGAAGCTATTAATACCTCTTTTAGTTTTTCAGGAAGATATGTATATACAGAGAATAAATCTTTCAACGAAATCATAAACTCTAATTCAGATCAAGCAAATACGGCGGTTCCTTATGGAATTTTTACAAAATATCCTGGTAAGTCTGACGATCTAAAATTACGAGGAACTGCTAGCTATCATTTGTCTGAATTAGGTTTACTAATTTCGTTAACGGCAGAACAGTTTACGCGCAAAACCACATATGCAACTTTGAAATCGACTTATCCCTTTGCTTATATAAATGGGAATGGGGATCGTATCCCTTTAACAGAAGAGAATCGGGAGAATCCGGAGTTTCAAGGTTTACTTCAAAATCCATCTAATTCACGTGATAAAGTCACGCATCTTTATCACAATTTTCATTTAAGACTTACAAAAGAATTTGAAAATAATTTAAGTCTATCGATGTATGTTACCAACTTTTTAAATTATCGACCCCTGGTAGCTACTGGAAATCATGAGAACTTACAAAATGAACCTATAAGTTTTGGAGCACAAATTAATTATCAATTCTAA
- a CDS encoding sigma-54-dependent transcriptional regulator produces the protein MTFKKANILIVDDDFDMLELLQRQLQDQNFHAYKASSVMEAINILKYSQIDLLVTDLQMPQIDGRELLKYVSDHYPALPALVITGFPSIDGALETMRSGAMDYLIKPFTKEELKNAIAKALPKNLQKTPQHQAGQSISYAGIIGNSEPMQKLIDLIERVKDNKATVLIQGESGTGKELIARAIHYKGRFAAQPFITVNCGGIPEDLLEAELFGYTKGAFTGALENRQGFFQAADKGTIFLDEIGNAPMKVQTRLLRVLQEKQIQRIGEQEAKKIDIRIIAATNSDLFKMVQNDKFREDLYYRLNVVNISTPPLRSHKSDIPFLANNFLRKYGSEYGKRARLSEKALELLQNYDWPGNVRELENIIQRALILSDDEINIAQLPDHFKYSINTSDIAFNSLAEIEKEYILKVLAYTDQNKTQAAEILKIDRKTLRNKLK, from the coding sequence ATGACATTTAAAAAAGCTAATATCTTGATAGTTGATGACGATTTCGATATGCTAGAACTGCTTCAACGGCAACTTCAAGATCAAAACTTTCATGCCTACAAAGCATCCAGTGTTATGGAAGCTATAAATATTCTAAAATATAGTCAGATTGACTTACTTGTTACCGATTTGCAAATGCCACAAATCGATGGAAGAGAATTATTAAAATATGTATCCGACCATTACCCAGCTCTTCCTGCTCTAGTTATCACAGGATTTCCGTCTATAGATGGTGCTTTAGAAACTATGAGATCTGGCGCAATGGATTATCTAATTAAGCCATTTACCAAAGAAGAATTAAAAAATGCGATAGCCAAAGCTTTACCTAAAAACTTACAAAAAACTCCCCAACATCAAGCTGGTCAAAGTATTTCCTATGCCGGAATTATTGGAAATTCTGAGCCCATGCAAAAACTTATCGATCTTATAGAAAGGGTTAAAGACAACAAAGCTACGGTTTTAATCCAAGGAGAAAGTGGTACCGGCAAAGAGCTCATTGCAAGAGCGATTCATTATAAAGGAAGATTTGCCGCTCAGCCTTTTATAACTGTTAATTGCGGCGGAATTCCTGAGGATCTGCTCGAAGCAGAATTATTTGGATATACTAAAGGTGCATTCACGGGTGCTTTAGAAAACCGTCAAGGATTTTTTCAGGCTGCCGATAAAGGAACTATATTTTTAGATGAAATCGGAAATGCTCCTATGAAGGTTCAAACTAGATTGCTAAGAGTACTTCAGGAAAAACAAATACAACGCATCGGTGAGCAGGAAGCTAAAAAAATCGACATTCGCATCATTGCAGCTACCAATAGTGATCTTTTCAAAATGGTGCAAAACGATAAATTTAGAGAAGATCTTTATTATCGTTTAAATGTGGTAAATATAAGTACTCCTCCCCTGCGTTCGCATAAAAGTGATATTCCATTTCTGGCGAATAATTTTTTAAGAAAATATGGATCGGAATATGGAAAACGAGCAAGACTTAGTGAAAAGGCCTTAGAATTATTACAGAATTACGATTGGCCCGGAAACGTAAGAGAACTTGAAAACATTATTCAGCGTGCATTAATTTTAAGCGATGATGAAATTAATATTGCGCAACTTCCAGATCATTTTAAATATAGCATTAATACTAGTGATATAGCTTTTAATTCTTTAGCTGAAATTGAAAAAGAATATATTCTAAAAGTGTTAGCATATACCGATCAAAACAAAACGCAAGCTGCAGAAATTCTAAAAATAGATCGTAAAACACTTCGGAATAAACTAAAGTAA
- a CDS encoding sensor histidine kinase: MNKEFTVEDRLKERVKELTCLYSISSVLRKHSNDIQKTLEEVCEITKNAWRYPKATIVQLKYTTFQIETALIPNHHIFQESKLSDHKANSGKIRVYYNAEYYDQKDFLEEEQQLLNQIAIEISDFFERESIKEREELVRRKAEHNDRLAILGEITAGIAHELNTPLGNILGFAELIQEHNQDEQTINDLEKIIKASIYSREIVKKLMFFACEMPHQKQPQQVKPIIEQALSLLGPNLKKAGITCNFEIEKDNIVIPLDIVQFTQIIFNLVINAIYVSPPKSIILISVTHTKNNILMEIKDQGPGIPKALRKKVFHPFYSTKPLGEGSGLGLSVVHGIVKAHQGEIKILENIPTGSNFQILLPI; this comes from the coding sequence ATGAACAAAGAATTTACGGTTGAAGATCGCTTAAAAGAAAGGGTAAAAGAATTAACTTGCCTTTATAGTATATCGAGTGTTTTAAGGAAGCATTCTAACGATATCCAAAAGACCTTAGAAGAAGTTTGTGAAATCACCAAAAATGCCTGGCGATATCCTAAAGCTACTATAGTTCAATTAAAGTATACTACTTTCCAAATTGAAACTGCTCTTATCCCTAATCATCATATTTTCCAAGAAAGTAAACTATCAGACCATAAAGCCAATTCGGGAAAAATTAGAGTCTATTATAATGCTGAATATTATGACCAAAAAGATTTCTTGGAGGAAGAACAGCAGTTATTAAATCAAATTGCTATAGAAATTAGTGACTTTTTTGAACGAGAAAGTATTAAAGAACGAGAAGAATTAGTACGACGAAAAGCTGAACATAACGACCGCCTAGCCATTCTTGGTGAAATAACCGCCGGTATAGCGCACGAGTTGAATACTCCTTTAGGAAATATCTTGGGGTTTGCTGAACTTATTCAAGAACATAATCAAGACGAGCAAACCATAAATGATCTTGAAAAAATAATCAAGGCAAGTATTTATTCTAGAGAAATTGTAAAGAAATTGATGTTTTTCGCCTGTGAAATGCCGCATCAAAAGCAACCACAGCAAGTAAAACCTATTATCGAACAGGCTTTATCTTTATTGGGTCCAAATCTCAAAAAAGCAGGTATCACTTGTAATTTTGAAATTGAGAAAGATAATATTGTTATTCCGTTAGATATTGTACAATTTACCCAAATCATTTTTAATCTAGTAATTAACGCCATCTACGTTTCACCTCCTAAAAGTATTATTCTAATTTCAGTTACCCATACTAAAAATAATATCCTGATGGAAATTAAAGATCAGGGGCCTGGAATTCCAAAAGCGCTGCGAAAAAAAGTATTCCATCCCTTTTATAGTACAAAGCCACTTGGGGAAGGTTCTGGTTTAGGACTAAGCGTTGTGCACGGAATTGTAAAGGCACACCAAGGAGAAATTAAAATACTAGAAAATATACCTACCGGAAGTAACTTTCAGATTTTATTACCGATATAA
- a CDS encoding cytochrome-c peroxidase, translating into MRHTIFKLFIFSIVVSFFGFKAYQEYNIDRLREVYSSGDPSTWPEPSLDSTINKADFKDIGSLPDVQFPADNPYSEAKKDLGKSLFFDPRLSSSGQIACASCHDSELGWGDGRRHSYGHERREGRRNSMTILNSAYAETLFWDGRASSLEDQAQFPIQDTLEMNFHINLASEDIAKIEGYKALFEAAFGDKTASKERIQKAIATYERTIVSGRTRFDRFINGESKCFTDQQVLGMHLFRTKARCINCHNTGYFSDNKFHNTGLTYYGRPFEDLGRYEVTGNKEDVGKFKTSTLREISRTGPYMHNGLFQNLYGIVNLYSAGMPQPKRKDHQQNDTLFPTTSPILQKLNLTKEEKYALVAFLRTLESVNHRETPPELPE; encoded by the coding sequence ATGCGACACACGATATTTAAACTTTTCATTTTTTCGATAGTTGTAAGCTTTTTTGGTTTTAAAGCTTACCAGGAATATAATATAGATCGGTTACGTGAGGTTTATAGTAGTGGAGACCCATCTACTTGGCCAGAACCTAGCTTAGATTCTACAATAAATAAGGCTGATTTTAAAGATATAGGAAGTTTACCTGACGTTCAATTTCCAGCAGATAATCCATATTCCGAAGCAAAAAAAGATTTAGGGAAAAGCCTGTTTTTCGATCCGCGATTATCATCAAGCGGACAAATAGCTTGTGCCAGTTGCCATGATTCTGAATTAGGTTGGGGAGATGGAAGAAGGCATAGTTATGGACATGAGAGGAGAGAAGGCCGAAGAAATTCAATGACAATTTTAAACTCAGCTTATGCTGAAACATTATTTTGGGATGGTCGTGCCAGTTCTTTAGAAGATCAGGCGCAATTTCCTATTCAGGATACTTTAGAAATGAATTTCCATATTAATTTGGCATCTGAAGATATCGCAAAAATTGAAGGCTACAAAGCTTTATTTGAAGCCGCCTTTGGAGACAAAACAGCTAGTAAAGAACGCATTCAAAAAGCAATTGCTACCTACGAGCGTACTATTGTAAGCGGGCGCACTCGTTTTGACCGATTTATAAATGGGGAGAGTAAATGTTTTACTGATCAGCAGGTTTTAGGAATGCATCTATTTAGAACCAAAGCTCGATGTATCAACTGCCATAATACCGGCTATTTTTCAGATAATAAATTTCATAATACTGGATTAACGTACTACGGAAGACCTTTTGAAGATTTAGGACGCTATGAAGTTACCGGAAACAAAGAAGATGTAGGGAAATTTAAAACTTCAACTTTACGAGAAATAAGCAGAACCGGTCCTTATATGCATAATGGGTTATTCCAAAATTTATACGGAATTGTAAATTTATATAGCGCCGGAATGCCACAACCAAAACGGAAAGATCATCAGCAGAACGATACATTATTCCCAACAACTTCTCCTATTTTACAGAAATTGAATTTAACTAAAGAAGAAAAGTATGCTCTGGTCGCTTTTCTACGAACATTAGAATCAGTAAATCATCGCGAGACACCACCAGAGCTTCCTGAATAA
- a CDS encoding DUF6850 family outer membrane beta-barrel protein, which translates to MKRYRFLRICIVMCCVNIGWLNAQEFTPAGNTFFSDILTAEKINPFNYLYLPVKNYTETGLFYTAEGGGFKDARIPSEMQDFGLQTNGIYKNENGILFYGDLSITKSYYKNLKWNLSYQLPENGLMEDPHYFGVARPGNWSNQDYDINGGILFPINDKWHALAEVNYNLFNKYRNDRDPRDQITFNELVFNAGLNYQLTAYQYVSLKGSYGTTDISNKTNYTNSNDDSPKNYKRYIKWITGYGSFSNPFWTSTMRNYHQVGITLGYTLEYETYNINLDVGYLQKKQDTYKNSNVNNKHNEQDFFAEYEPETYSLDGLILKRQTENSHLKLQFSGLHTKAGNTLTNQGGQSYSASITKVNLLFGYLETKQGKSVTDLGLGVGYTNSEQKDVLEQSRLNFSFVKPEFYAMKRIEINPNLDFLPKVSGQVNISLNHQFNYPNASYFNSIQDKDFFGLTQKLFYEEVTLPNSELFSASNWQSSIDLGLNLKSIQNLDTYFSIKGSYQESFSNLQYFNNATPNRWNFSASLKVYY; encoded by the coding sequence ATGAAACGGTATCGTTTTTTACGAATATGTATAGTAATGTGTTGTGTAAATATAGGGTGGTTAAACGCTCAGGAATTTACACCGGCGGGAAATACTTTTTTTTCTGATATTTTAACTGCTGAAAAAATTAATCCATTTAATTATTTGTATTTACCGGTAAAAAACTATACCGAAACAGGATTATTCTATACTGCTGAAGGAGGGGGTTTTAAAGATGCTAGAATCCCTTCCGAAATGCAGGATTTTGGTCTACAAACCAATGGGATCTATAAAAATGAAAACGGAATTTTATTTTATGGCGATCTATCGATTACTAAATCATACTACAAAAATTTAAAATGGAATTTAAGTTACCAGCTTCCGGAAAACGGACTTATGGAAGACCCGCATTATTTTGGAGTGGCCAGACCTGGTAATTGGAGTAATCAAGATTACGATATTAATGGAGGAATTTTATTTCCTATAAACGATAAGTGGCACGCTTTAGCTGAGGTTAATTACAATCTCTTCAATAAATATAGGAACGATAGAGACCCTCGTGATCAAATAACCTTTAATGAATTAGTTTTTAATGCAGGGCTTAATTATCAACTTACTGCATATCAGTACGTAAGCCTAAAGGGAAGCTATGGGACTACCGATATAAGCAACAAAACAAATTATACCAATAGCAATGACGATTCACCAAAAAATTATAAACGGTATATTAAGTGGATAACAGGTTATGGCTCATTTTCCAATCCATTTTGGACATCTACCATGCGAAATTATCATCAGGTAGGTATTACTCTTGGATATACACTAGAGTATGAAACGTACAATATAAATTTAGATGTTGGGTATCTTCAGAAAAAACAAGATACCTACAAAAATAGCAATGTAAATAATAAGCATAATGAACAAGATTTTTTTGCTGAATACGAGCCTGAAACCTATTCTTTAGATGGTTTAATATTAAAAAGGCAAACTGAAAATAGTCATTTAAAACTTCAATTTTCTGGATTGCATACTAAAGCAGGTAACACACTTACCAATCAAGGAGGGCAATCTTATTCGGCATCTATTACAAAAGTTAATTTACTTTTTGGGTATTTAGAAACGAAACAAGGAAAATCGGTAACAGATCTTGGTTTAGGTGTCGGTTATACAAATTCAGAACAAAAAGATGTTTTAGAGCAATCTCGTTTAAATTTTTCGTTTGTAAAACCTGAATTTTACGCTATGAAACGAATAGAAATAAACCCGAATTTAGACTTTTTACCAAAAGTAAGTGGACAAGTAAATATTTCTCTAAACCATCAATTTAATTACCCGAATGCATCTTATTTTAATTCGATACAGGATAAAGATTTTTTCGGTTTAACACAAAAGCTTTTTTATGAAGAGGTAACACTTCCAAATAGCGAATTGTTTTCAGCCTCAAACTGGCAAAGTAGTATCGATTTAGGATTGAACTTAAAGTCAATTCAAAATCTGGATACTTATTTTTCTATAAAAGGTTCTTACCAAGAAAGCTTCAGTAATTTGCAGTATTTCAATAATGCTACCCCAAATAGATGGAATTTTTCAGCAAGCTTAAAAGTATATTATTAA